From Nitratidesulfovibrio vulgaris str. Hildenborough, a single genomic window includes:
- the glyS gene encoding glycine--tRNA ligase subunit beta codes for MSQFVLEIGTEELPARFLPALERELAERFTRALADAGIECDPVRVMSTPRRAVVRMDAVNPVQSESEEVVTGPPARIAFTPEGGLTKAAEGFARTQGVEVADIFRLTTDKGEYIAVRKHMGGARSIDLLRDICPAIIGALPFPKRMRWGSGDFTYARPMRWLLALFDESVVDFEVGGVRSGNITYGHRIHGAGPLTVARAGDYERVIREQGGVTPVGEERRNAVVKGGNALAVAAGGKVIWKDSLLDEVQGLVEHPVPCLGNIDPSFLELPREVLLTSMESHQKSFGVEDAEGRLMPHFLTVLNLTPLDGDLVRKGWERVLRARLEDARFFWKTDLASSFDAWLASLDNVIFLGPLGSMGDKTRRLEQLCAWLAAEVGFDDATAAARAGRLSKGDLVSGMVGEFDTLQGIMGGIYARRMGEAEAVAAAIAEQYLPAGPDSPVPSSMCGALLSIADKADTLAGCFGLGMIPTGAADPYALRRCVLGIARIILEHGLQLDVRGLFAKAFALYGERAWKLAPEDALVKLDEFFMARLRNLFIANGYETLLVEAVLAAGCDDVRSAGARLEALAAFSRRDDFASAVLTFKRAANIIRKQGGDSDVALDGAWKADLLVEDAERQLAASLEAMFPRFDGLWAEGDYPALFGLLGELRPVVDGFFEGVMVMSDDAALRTNRLNLLQALVGRLSRLADFGALQM; via the coding sequence ATGTCACAGTTCGTCCTTGAAATCGGAACCGAAGAGCTTCCTGCCCGTTTTTTGCCCGCGCTTGAGAGGGAGCTTGCAGAACGCTTCACCCGTGCCCTCGCCGATGCGGGCATCGAGTGCGACCCCGTGCGCGTCATGTCCACCCCCCGGCGTGCCGTCGTGCGCATGGATGCGGTGAACCCTGTCCAGAGTGAATCCGAAGAGGTCGTCACCGGGCCGCCGGCGCGCATCGCCTTCACCCCCGAAGGCGGGCTGACCAAGGCCGCTGAAGGCTTCGCCCGCACGCAGGGCGTCGAGGTCGCCGACATCTTCAGGCTGACCACCGACAAGGGCGAGTACATCGCCGTCCGCAAGCATATGGGAGGCGCTCGCAGCATCGACCTGTTACGGGACATCTGCCCCGCCATCATCGGGGCTCTGCCTTTCCCGAAGCGGATGCGCTGGGGGAGCGGCGACTTCACCTACGCCCGTCCCATGCGGTGGCTGCTGGCCCTCTTCGATGAGAGCGTCGTCGATTTCGAGGTCGGCGGCGTGCGTTCCGGCAACATCACCTACGGGCATCGCATTCATGGTGCAGGGCCTCTGACGGTGGCGCGTGCAGGCGACTATGAGCGGGTCATCCGCGAGCAGGGCGGGGTCACACCTGTCGGCGAAGAGCGCCGTAACGCAGTCGTGAAGGGCGGCAACGCCCTAGCCGTCGCAGCGGGTGGCAAGGTCATCTGGAAGGACAGTCTGCTGGATGAGGTACAGGGACTTGTGGAACATCCTGTTCCCTGCCTTGGCAACATCGACCCTTCCTTCCTCGAATTGCCGCGCGAGGTGCTGCTCACCAGCATGGAAAGCCATCAGAAGAGCTTCGGTGTCGAGGATGCCGAGGGGCGACTGATGCCGCATTTCCTCACCGTGCTCAACCTTACCCCCCTTGATGGCGACCTCGTGCGCAAGGGGTGGGAGCGCGTCCTTCGTGCGCGGCTTGAGGACGCCCGGTTCTTCTGGAAGACCGACCTCGCTTCAAGCTTCGATGCGTGGCTCGCCTCGCTCGACAATGTCATCTTCCTCGGCCCGTTGGGGTCGATGGGCGACAAGACGCGCCGCCTCGAACAGCTTTGCGCATGGCTGGCCGCCGAAGTCGGCTTTGATGATGCCACGGCTGCCGCGCGTGCCGGACGCCTGTCGAAGGGAGACCTCGTGTCGGGCATGGTGGGCGAGTTCGATACCCTGCAAGGCATCATGGGCGGCATCTATGCCCGCCGCATGGGCGAGGCCGAGGCCGTCGCCGCCGCCATTGCCGAACAGTACCTCCCCGCCGGCCCGGACAGCCCTGTCCCGTCGTCGATGTGCGGCGCGTTGCTGTCCATTGCCGACAAGGCCGATACACTGGCGGGGTGTTTCGGTCTGGGCATGATTCCCACCGGGGCCGCCGACCCGTACGCCCTCCGCCGCTGCGTTCTCGGTATCGCACGCATCATTCTCGAGCACGGGCTGCAGCTTGATGTGAGAGGCCTGTTCGCCAAGGCCTTCGCCCTGTACGGAGAGCGTGCGTGGAAGCTTGCCCCTGAAGACGCACTGGTCAAGCTTGACGAGTTCTTCATGGCGCGCCTGCGTAACCTCTTCATTGCCAACGGGTATGAGACGCTTCTGGTCGAGGCCGTACTTGCCGCAGGTTGCGATGATGTGCGCAGCGCCGGGGCACGCCTTGAAGCCCTTGCCGCCTTCAGCCGGAGGGATGATTTCGCGTCGGCTGTTCTGACATTCAAGCGTGCGGCGAACATCATCCGCAAGCAGGGGGGCGACTCCGATGTGGCCCTCGATGGCGCATGGAAGGCCGACTTGCTTGTGGAAGACGCCGAAAGGCAACTGGCGGCCAGCCTCGAAGCCATGTTCCCCCGTTTCGACGGGCTGTGGGCCGAGGGGGACTACCCCGCATTGTTCGGCCTGCTTGGTGAATTGCGGCCCGTGGTCGATGGCTTCTTCGAAGGCGTCATGGTCATGAGCGATGATGCCGCGCTTCGTACCAACAGGCTCAACCTGTTACAGGCGCTGGTGGGCCGTCTCAGCCGCCTTGCCGATTTCGGCGCGTTGCAGATGTAG
- the glyQ gene encoding glycine--tRNA ligase subunit alpha → MHFQNVILTLQNYWASRGCVITQPIDVECGAGTFNPSTFLRVIGPEPWNVAYVEPSRRPTDGRYGENPNRLQHYFQFQVILKPSPDNVQELYLGSLRALGIDPAAHDIRFVEDDWESPTLGAWGLGWEVWLNGMEVTQFTYFQQVGGIDLAPTSVEITYGLERLCMYLQGKESVYDLDWNEHVTYGDIYHQNEVEQSKYNFERSDAAMLLHAFNAYETECRRLTEEGLLWPAYDYCLKCSHTFNLLDARGAISITERTGYIGRVRYLASGVARLYAAQREQLGYPMLRK, encoded by the coding sequence ATGCATTTTCAGAATGTCATTCTCACGTTGCAGAACTACTGGGCAAGCCGCGGTTGTGTCATCACGCAGCCCATCGACGTCGAGTGCGGCGCGGGTACGTTCAACCCGTCCACCTTCCTGCGCGTCATCGGACCCGAACCGTGGAACGTGGCCTATGTCGAACCCTCACGCCGTCCCACCGACGGGCGCTACGGCGAGAACCCCAACAGGCTGCAACACTACTTCCAGTTTCAGGTCATCCTGAAGCCCTCCCCCGACAACGTGCAGGAGCTTTATCTTGGCAGCCTGCGCGCCCTTGGCATCGACCCTGCCGCCCATGATATCCGCTTCGTCGAGGATGACTGGGAATCGCCCACTCTGGGCGCGTGGGGTCTTGGCTGGGAAGTATGGCTCAACGGCATGGAAGTGACACAGTTCACGTATTTCCAGCAGGTCGGGGGCATCGACCTCGCGCCCACCAGCGTCGAGATAACCTATGGCCTCGAACGCCTGTGCATGTATCTGCAAGGCAAGGAATCGGTGTACGACCTCGACTGGAACGAGCATGTCACCTACGGGGACATCTACCACCAGAACGAGGTCGAACAGTCGAAGTACAACTTCGAGCGTAGCGATGCCGCCATGTTGCTGCACGCCTTCAATGCCTATGAGACGGAGTGCCGCCGCCTGACGGAGGAAGGGTTGCTCTGGCCCGCCTATGACTACTGCCTCAAGTGCTCGCATACGTTCAACCTGCTCGATGCACGAGGCGCCATTTCCATCACCGAGCGTACCGGCTACATCGGGCGCGTGCGCTATCTCGCCTCGGGTGTGGCCAGGCTGTACGCCGCCCAGAGAGAGCAACTCGGCTATCCCATGCTGCGGAAATGA
- the recO gene encoding DNA repair protein RecO: MDFTDQALVLRVGRFREADLWVRFLCRQRGIISAFAFGGCRSRRRFCGCLDIFNVVLMRVQGTRGGLYQSLQEATLLKGPDRLRRDWRRYGVAVNCLRFIEALGAGPDGADSAFTLTLEMLELLETVDVVPPLLPLLFRARFAFEQGYAPRFESCASCGEPFDGTAKDGGARFHVRDGVLYCGRCSAPTGATVAISRETLDALRFVQDNSPLRWSELCFSPTGRRECSRAVDGFIQYHIGLTWENGTFRRL; encoded by the coding sequence ATGGATTTCACCGACCAGGCACTGGTCCTTCGTGTTGGACGATTCAGGGAAGCGGATCTGTGGGTCCGCTTCCTTTGTCGTCAGCGGGGGATCATCTCGGCTTTCGCCTTCGGCGGTTGCCGTAGCAGGCGACGTTTTTGCGGTTGTCTCGACATCTTCAACGTGGTGCTCATGCGTGTGCAGGGCACACGGGGAGGCCTGTACCAGTCGTTGCAGGAGGCGACCCTGCTCAAGGGGCCCGACAGGCTGCGGCGTGACTGGCGCAGGTACGGCGTAGCCGTCAATTGTCTTCGCTTCATCGAAGCACTGGGGGCAGGGCCTGATGGGGCGGATTCCGCCTTCACACTGACCCTTGAGATGCTCGAACTCCTTGAGACGGTTGATGTCGTGCCGCCTTTGCTGCCCCTTCTCTTTCGGGCGCGGTTCGCTTTCGAACAGGGGTATGCCCCCCGTTTTGAAAGCTGCGCCAGTTGCGGCGAACCGTTCGACGGGACTGCGAAGGATGGAGGCGCCCGGTTCCATGTCCGTGACGGCGTGCTCTATTGCGGACGATGTTCGGCACCCACCGGGGCGACCGTCGCCATCTCTCGTGAAACGCTTGACGCTTTGCGCTTTGTGCAGGACAATTCACCGCTTCGGTGGTCGGAGCTCTGCTTCTCGCCGACAGGGCGTCGCGAGTGTTCGCGCGCCGTGGATGGCTTCATCCAGTACCATATCGGTCTGACCTGGGAGAACGGCACCTTCCGTCGTCTCTAG
- a CDS encoding RodZ domain-containing protein gives MTLQELGLMLREEREARGFSLDLVATRLKVSARILRAIEQGDVDDLPHAVYARGFIKAYASMLGITPGIVAEVVDSVYPCEIQEDLVENPGVVEPVSGRGRRAGVLLTLGLVACGLMFAGYWYYKQKSAREQMPAVTGTAPFVEPAPQQVVPAPPTSTEESVPPTVDGAVPAVPAAGAADGAKPVAPEQPVTASNASSSAMADKLLGSPTPEQKAKEVLVPQQGDDAGALPPAGKHRIIVTAVAECWVHSTADNADVRQFSLRKGETFALTFSRSLSLKLGNAGGVNVRFDGKDMGAPGEPGQVKTLTFPPSE, from the coding sequence ATGACGCTACAAGAACTCGGCCTCATGCTCCGCGAGGAGCGTGAGGCGAGAGGTTTTTCTCTCGACCTGGTGGCGACTCGCCTCAAAGTCTCTGCGCGTATTCTGCGTGCCATAGAACAGGGCGATGTGGACGACCTGCCGCATGCGGTCTATGCCCGTGGTTTCATCAAGGCCTACGCTTCGATGCTCGGTATCACTCCGGGTATCGTCGCAGAGGTGGTCGATTCTGTCTACCCATGCGAGATTCAGGAAGATCTTGTCGAGAATCCCGGTGTGGTAGAACCCGTGAGCGGGCGGGGTAGACGGGCCGGGGTGTTGCTGACACTCGGTCTGGTTGCCTGCGGCCTCATGTTCGCCGGGTACTGGTACTACAAGCAGAAAAGTGCGCGTGAGCAGATGCCGGCAGTGACCGGGACGGCGCCTTTCGTGGAACCGGCACCGCAACAGGTCGTACCTGCGCCGCCCACGTCGACCGAAGAGAGCGTTCCTCCCACTGTGGATGGTGCTGTTCCTGCTGTCCCGGCTGCAGGGGCTGCCGACGGGGCAAAACCCGTAGCACCTGAACAGCCGGTCACTGCAAGCAATGCATCTTCCTCTGCCATGGCAGACAAATTGCTCGGTTCCCCCACGCCGGAACAGAAGGCGAAAGAAGTCCTCGTCCCCCAGCAGGGTGATGACGCAGGGGCCCTGCCCCCCGCCGGGAAGCATCGTATCATCGTGACTGCGGTCGCCGAATGCTGGGTGCATTCCACCGCTGACAATGCCGATGTCCGGCAGTTCTCGTTGCGCAAGGGCGAGACCTTCGCCCTGACCTTCTCCAGGTCGCTGTCCCTCAAACTCGGCAATGCCGGTGGCGTCAACGTGCGCTTTGACGGAAAGGACATGGGCGCACCGGGCGAGCCGGGGCAGGTGAAGACGCTGACGTTCCCGCCCAGCGAGTAG
- a CDS encoding SurA N-terminal domain-containing protein — translation MSSIRSLLLAALVLCLSATGAAADSLNRIAAVVNGEMITYFDVQAQAAPEILRAGLDPVRDADAEPVRRITRNVLDSMISDILISQEAERLKITVQDSEVDNEYRKIVQRSQLAPEQFERQLAQQGLSADLMRERIRRGILRHRLLGLMIARKVVVTRDEIAKYYEAHKGQFVSGRKVRLGLVIFPPRDDADALAAQVKSGAMTFADLAARHSIGPNPQNGGVIGDLLWSDLSMEWRDTLSELKPGDVSRVFLVEGRKAVLQLVASNEGKGQALDDVAEEIENILREPKMQERLQEYIGQLRSRAVIDIRI, via the coding sequence TTGTCCTCTATACGCAGTCTCCTTCTTGCCGCCCTTGTGCTCTGCCTTTCGGCCACCGGCGCGGCAGCCGATTCGCTCAACAGGATAGCCGCCGTCGTCAACGGCGAGATGATCACATACTTCGACGTGCAGGCTCAGGCCGCGCCGGAGATTCTCCGGGCCGGACTCGACCCCGTGCGAGATGCAGACGCCGAGCCCGTGCGCCGCATCACCCGGAACGTGCTCGACAGCATGATCTCCGACATTCTCATCTCGCAGGAGGCCGAGCGCCTCAAGATCACTGTGCAGGACTCGGAAGTCGACAACGAATATCGCAAGATCGTCCAGCGCAGCCAGCTTGCGCCTGAGCAGTTCGAACGGCAGCTCGCGCAGCAGGGGCTTTCCGCAGACCTCATGCGAGAGCGCATCCGCCGCGGGATTCTGCGTCACAGGTTGCTGGGTCTCATGATTGCCCGTAAGGTGGTTGTCACTCGCGACGAAATCGCCAAATACTATGAGGCGCACAAGGGGCAGTTCGTGTCCGGGCGCAAGGTGCGTCTTGGCCTCGTCATCTTCCCCCCGCGTGATGACGCGGACGCGCTTGCCGCACAGGTCAAGAGCGGAGCCATGACCTTCGCCGACCTCGCCGCCCGCCACTCCATCGGCCCCAACCCGCAGAACGGCGGGGTCATCGGGGACCTGCTCTGGAGCGACCTTTCCATGGAATGGCGCGACACCCTCTCGGAACTCAAGCCCGGTGATGTCTCCAGGGTGTTTCTCGTAGAAGGGCGCAAGGCGGTGCTGCAACTCGTAGCTTCGAACGAGGGCAAGGGGCAGGCGCTTGACGATGTTGCCGAGGAAATCGAGAACATCCTCCGTGAGCCGAAGATGCAGGAGCGTTTGCAGGAGTACATTGGCCAGCTGCGGTCGCGCGCGGTCATCGACATCCGTATCTAG
- a CDS encoding peptidylprolyl isomerase, protein MGLCCCSRRGVLAVLQVLAVTLLLSAGGCADDALPPGVVATVNGHPVNMKLLQATHDAYAQSWTGAEGPSVEALRSQYGAVLADLVVQELVLQKLAAVGASVTDAELGAAEAEVRGDYPEGMFEAALVEDYLDLEVWREMLRRRLALTKFAQVVLRSEVAISLEEVESWYRGHQGEFRLAARVRFIMVEGDTREGVEAAAGAVASGAAPEEVEKAFPGMSGNELLIRRDRIPAAWQKALAALKPGGVSPPIAFEGRWVAFRLIESLPAQDMSVVDAYPVIERRLLEEKLDAAFDVWVERNLAGAKVRVSQHLAGTKEAVPGGGGAAQR, encoded by the coding sequence ATGGGCTTGTGCTGTTGTTCCCGTCGCGGTGTCCTTGCCGTCCTGCAGGTGCTGGCGGTCACCCTGCTGCTGTCTGCTGGCGGCTGCGCAGATGATGCGCTTCCACCCGGTGTGGTCGCCACCGTCAACGGGCATCCGGTCAACATGAAGCTGTTGCAGGCCACGCATGATGCCTATGCCCAGTCGTGGACCGGGGCCGAGGGACCTTCGGTGGAGGCCCTGCGAAGCCAGTACGGGGCTGTGCTAGCCGACCTTGTGGTGCAGGAACTCGTGTTGCAGAAGCTGGCGGCTGTCGGGGCTTCCGTCACGGATGCCGAACTCGGGGCTGCAGAAGCCGAGGTGCGCGGCGACTATCCGGAGGGCATGTTCGAGGCCGCCCTCGTGGAGGACTACCTCGACCTCGAGGTCTGGCGTGAGATGCTCCGCCGCAGGCTGGCGCTGACCAAGTTCGCACAGGTCGTCCTCCGCTCCGAAGTGGCTATATCCCTCGAGGAGGTGGAGTCATGGTACCGGGGGCATCAGGGGGAGTTCAGGCTGGCTGCCCGGGTACGGTTTATCATGGTCGAGGGCGATACCCGAGAGGGGGTCGAAGCCGCTGCGGGTGCTGTCGCCTCGGGGGCTGCGCCAGAAGAGGTGGAAAAGGCGTTTCCCGGCATGTCAGGGAACGAACTGCTCATACGCCGCGACAGGATTCCGGCTGCGTGGCAGAAAGCGTTGGCTGCTCTCAAGCCGGGTGGCGTGTCGCCTCCCATCGCCTTTGAAGGGCGCTGGGTGGCCTTCAGGCTCATCGAATCGTTGCCCGCGCAGGACATGTCAGTCGTCGATGCGTACCCGGTCATCGAGCGGCGTTTGCTGGAAGAGAAGCTCGATGCCGCGTTCGATGTCTGGGTGGAGCGCAACCTTGCCGGGGCGAAGGTGCGGGTTTCACAGCACCTTGCCGGTACCAAGGAGGCTGTCCCGGGTGGCGGCGGGGCCGCACAACGCTAG
- the mfd gene encoding transcription-repair coupling factor, translating to MLDFAALVRKLASKGCGHIEVTRSGMATAARLGNAVLDAGRSAVMVVRDAEELALARGLLTLFSPDASAGDSPLVKPRWESRWVVMPQHPLGARNRDAWASRMAALFALGQKRVPQGVLITVDNFLSKLPPADLFASHELTLACGDEMAPELVLEQAVDWGFDRVQMVSRPGEIAVRGDIVDIYPPGYERPLRLEFFGETLEEIRLFDASNQRSLGKLDEMVLLPVSPVVLSAELRSKATARWKRLFSKGMLTEEQYAGLLRGIERHGEGLMPGAYYEAPTVVEEWLPRDAAWILPGRKELVDAVEAAQQNWEALFDKQAEEGGARQPRGLVLRDAAPVRQLYEEKDSAGFEPLVMGVERTGVDMPERKLHGFVDLFPAPDARDRPWQALVAGLHRFVATHARVLLCFGNERGRRKFLKLAEQDGITPTLRYDPKGRGLMAVVAPYRAGVELAWDGTLVIGEDVLQPKTDRSARVASGAFRGLDKHEGLQPGDLLVHRDYGVARFVGLERMDLGGVGNDFLLLEYAGDDRLYLPVDRLSLVQRFKGADDTKPSLDRLGGGAWQSSKDKARKAIEKIAADLVEMYAYRKIAKGYTYGPIGELYREFEASFGFEETPDQARAIQDVLEDMDKPVPMDRLVCGDVGFGKTEVALRAAFRAASEGRQVALLCPTTVLAEQHYQTFRSRLAGFPVNVGMLSRFVSKQKQTEVLAAAAKGHVDILIGTHRLLSDDVRLPNLGLLVLDEEQRFGVRHKEKLKQFRRNVDALTLTATPIPRTLQLSMSGIRELSVIETAPPERKPVATALIERDDAALKSILEREIAREGQVFWVHNRVQGLERTTEYVRKLVPDARVGMAHGQMTERALEETMHRFWHGELDVLVCTAIVESGLDFPRANTLIVDQAQMFGLGQLYQLRGRVGRSDRQAYAIFVVPDADNLSDIARERMRVILDMDYLGAGFQVAMEDLRIRGAGNILGEAQSGHMTRVGLELFLEMLEEAVTRLKGDPPRESVETELNIGIPAHIPEGYIEDARDRLRFYKALSSATDAAAQQDIEMEMRDRYGVFPPELETFLALLVLKRQLRRMQVQRADIYPDKVRLVWDERQTAVDIGRLIEWVGQHADRARLQPPATLEWRLDTGLAAGARLDAMRGELFRLVPDSTPSSA from the coding sequence ATGTTGGATTTCGCCGCACTCGTCCGCAAGTTGGCCAGCAAGGGCTGTGGACACATCGAAGTAACACGTAGCGGGATGGCGACGGCAGCGCGTCTGGGCAACGCCGTGCTCGACGCCGGTCGCAGTGCCGTCATGGTCGTCCGCGATGCGGAAGAACTTGCCCTCGCCCGCGGTCTGCTCACCTTGTTCTCGCCTGACGCCTCGGCTGGTGACTCCCCGCTGGTGAAGCCCCGCTGGGAATCGCGCTGGGTGGTCATGCCGCAGCACCCACTCGGGGCGCGCAACCGTGATGCGTGGGCAAGCCGCATGGCAGCCCTCTTTGCCCTTGGGCAGAAACGTGTGCCGCAAGGCGTGCTCATCACGGTCGATAACTTCCTCTCGAAATTGCCCCCGGCAGACCTTTTCGCCTCGCATGAGCTGACGCTTGCCTGCGGCGACGAGATGGCGCCCGAGTTGGTGCTCGAACAGGCGGTGGACTGGGGATTCGACAGGGTGCAGATGGTTTCGCGTCCCGGCGAAATCGCCGTGCGTGGCGATATCGTCGATATCTACCCCCCAGGCTACGAACGTCCTCTCCGTTTGGAGTTCTTCGGCGAGACGCTGGAGGAGATTCGCCTTTTCGATGCGTCGAACCAGCGCTCTCTCGGCAAGCTGGACGAGATGGTGCTCCTGCCCGTGTCGCCCGTCGTGCTCAGTGCCGAACTGCGCAGCAAGGCCACAGCGCGGTGGAAGCGACTTTTCTCCAAGGGCATGCTCACCGAAGAACAGTACGCCGGGCTGCTTCGCGGTATCGAGCGCCATGGCGAAGGGCTCATGCCCGGTGCCTATTACGAGGCACCTACGGTCGTCGAGGAATGGCTACCGCGCGATGCCGCATGGATACTGCCTGGCCGGAAGGAACTGGTCGACGCTGTCGAGGCGGCGCAGCAGAATTGGGAGGCCCTTTTCGACAAGCAGGCCGAGGAGGGCGGGGCAAGACAGCCCCGGGGACTCGTCCTGCGTGACGCGGCACCCGTGCGCCAGTTGTACGAAGAGAAGGACTCTGCGGGATTCGAGCCGCTGGTGATGGGGGTCGAGCGCACTGGCGTGGACATGCCGGAGCGCAAACTCCACGGGTTTGTCGACCTGTTCCCGGCCCCTGATGCACGAGACCGCCCATGGCAAGCGCTTGTCGCGGGACTCCACAGGTTCGTGGCGACACATGCCCGTGTGCTGCTCTGCTTCGGCAATGAACGTGGCAGGCGCAAGTTCCTGAAGCTAGCCGAGCAGGACGGTATCACGCCGACGTTGCGCTACGACCCCAAGGGCAGGGGGCTGATGGCGGTCGTGGCCCCGTACCGTGCGGGCGTCGAACTCGCGTGGGACGGGACGCTTGTCATCGGTGAGGATGTCCTCCAGCCCAAGACCGACCGCTCGGCACGTGTCGCCTCCGGTGCCTTCCGTGGACTCGACAAGCATGAAGGGCTTCAGCCGGGCGACCTGCTCGTACACCGTGATTATGGTGTGGCCCGTTTCGTTGGTCTTGAGCGCATGGACCTTGGCGGGGTCGGTAACGATTTCCTGCTGCTCGAGTATGCAGGTGACGACAGGCTCTATCTTCCGGTCGACCGGCTTTCACTGGTGCAGCGTTTCAAGGGGGCCGATGACACGAAGCCCTCGCTTGACAGGCTTGGCGGCGGGGCGTGGCAGTCCAGCAAGGACAAGGCCCGCAAGGCCATCGAAAAGATCGCCGCCGACCTCGTCGAGATGTACGCCTACCGCAAGATTGCCAAGGGCTACACCTATGGCCCCATCGGGGAGTTGTACCGCGAGTTCGAGGCGTCGTTCGGCTTCGAGGAGACCCCCGACCAGGCGCGCGCCATACAGGACGTGCTCGAGGATATGGACAAGCCCGTGCCCATGGACCGCCTCGTATGTGGCGACGTGGGCTTCGGCAAGACCGAGGTCGCGTTGCGCGCCGCCTTCCGTGCCGCCTCCGAGGGACGGCAGGTGGCCTTGCTCTGTCCGACGACGGTGCTTGCAGAGCAGCATTACCAGACCTTTCGCAGCAGGCTCGCGGGTTTTCCCGTCAATGTCGGGATGTTGAGCCGTTTCGTGAGCAAGCAGAAGCAGACCGAAGTGCTTGCGGCTGCCGCCAAGGGGCATGTCGACATCCTCATCGGAACGCACAGGCTGCTGTCCGATGACGTGCGACTGCCCAACCTCGGCCTGCTCGTTCTCGACGAAGAACAGCGCTTCGGCGTGCGGCACAAGGAGAAGCTCAAGCAGTTCAGGCGCAACGTCGATGCGCTGACCCTGACGGCGACACCCATTCCCCGTACGCTTCAGTTGTCCATGTCGGGCATTCGCGAGCTTTCCGTCATCGAGACCGCGCCCCCGGAACGAAAGCCCGTGGCAACCGCGCTCATCGAACGTGATGATGCGGCCCTCAAGTCCATACTTGAGCGGGAGATCGCCCGAGAAGGGCAGGTCTTCTGGGTGCACAACAGGGTGCAAGGGCTTGAACGCACGACGGAATACGTACGCAAGCTCGTGCCGGACGCACGGGTGGGTATGGCCCACGGCCAGATGACCGAACGCGCGCTGGAAGAGACCATGCACCGTTTCTGGCATGGCGAACTCGATGTGCTGGTGTGCACCGCCATCGTCGAATCCGGGCTGGACTTCCCGCGTGCCAACACCCTCATCGTCGACCAGGCGCAGATGTTCGGCCTCGGCCAGCTGTACCAGTTGCGCGGACGCGTCGGGCGGTCTGACAGGCAGGCGTATGCCATCTTCGTCGTGCCTGATGCGGACAACCTGTCCGACATCGCACGCGAGCGCATGCGTGTCATCCTCGATATGGACTATCTCGGCGCGGGCTTTCAGGTCGCCATGGAGGACCTTCGTATCCGTGGTGCGGGGAACATCCTCGGCGAGGCCCAGTCCGGGCACATGACGCGCGTGGGGCTTGAACTGTTCCTTGAGATGCTCGAAGAGGCCGTGACTCGCCTCAAGGGTGACCCGCCGCGCGAAAGCGTCGAGACGGAACTCAACATCGGCATCCCCGCGCATATCCCTGAAGGCTACATCGAAGACGCCCGTGACCGTCTCCGGTTCTACAAGGCGCTGTCTTCGGCGACCGATGCCGCAGCCCAGCAGGACATCGAGATGGAGATGCGCGACCGGTACGGTGTGTTCCCCCCCGAGTTGGAGACGTTTCTCGCGTTGCTCGTTCTCAAGCGGCAATTGCGTCGCATGCAGGTCCAGCGGGCGGACATCTACCCCGACAAGGTGCGCCTCGTCTGGGACGAACGTCAGACCGCCGTGGATATCGGCAGGCTCATCGAGTGGGTCGGCCAGCATGCGGACAGGGCGAGACTCCAGCCCCCTGCAACTCTCGAATGGCGGCTTGACACCGGGCTTGCAGCCGGGGCACGACTTGACGCGATGCGCGGCGAACTCTTCCGGCTTGTCCCCGATTCAACCCCTTCGTCGGCATAA
- a CDS encoding chemotaxis protein CheW produces the protein MEATQKRQDDELLQLVTFSIGEEEFGVDILKVQEIIRTMEITKVPRAPEFVEGVINLRGKVIPIIDLRRRFGLDSKTHDKHTRIIVIEINNMIVGFVVDSVSEVLRIPASTVEPPPPVVAGLESEYISGVGKLQDRLLILLDLDRLLSNDDIGAISQL, from the coding sequence ATGGAAGCTACCCAGAAGAGACAGGATGACGAACTTCTCCAACTGGTGACGTTCAGCATCGGTGAAGAGGAGTTCGGTGTGGATATCCTGAAGGTTCAGGAAATCATCCGCACGATGGAAATCACCAAGGTCCCGCGCGCCCCCGAGTTCGTCGAGGGTGTCATCAACCTGCGGGGCAAGGTCATACCCATCATCGACCTGCGCAGGCGCTTCGGGCTCGACTCGAAGACCCATGACAAGCATACGCGTATCATTGTCATCGAGATCAATAACATGATCGTCGGTTTTGTGGTCGACTCCGTGTCGGAGGTGCTGCGCATTCCCGCCAGCACGGTCGAGCCGCCGCCACCAGTCGTTGCGGGCCTCGAATCCGAATACATCAGCGGCGTCGGGAAGTTGCAGGACAGGCTGCTTATCCTGCTCGACCTCGACAGGCTCCTTTCCAACGACGATATCGGAGCCATAAGCCAGTTGTAG